In a genomic window of Piliocolobus tephrosceles isolate RC106 chromosome 1, ASM277652v3, whole genome shotgun sequence:
- the PEX19 gene encoding peroxisomal biogenesis factor 19: MAAAEEDCGVGAEADRELEELLESALDDFDKAKPSPAPPSTTTAPDASGLQKRSPGDTAKDALFASQEKFFQELFDSELASQATAEFEKAMKELAEEEPHLVEQFQKLSEAAGRVGSDMTSQQEFTSCLKETLSGLAKNATDLQNSGMSDEELTKAMEGLGMDEGDGEGNILPIMQSIMQNLLSKDVLYPSLKEITEKYPEWLQSHRESLPPEQFEKYQEQHSVMCKICEQFEAETPTDSETTQKARFEMVLDLMQQLQDLGHPPKELAGEMPPGLNFDLDALNLSGPPGASGEQCLIM, from the exons ATGGCGGCCGCTGAGGAAGACTGTGGTGTCGGGGCAGAAGCAGACAGGGAATTGGAGGAGCTTCTGGAAA GTGCTCTTGATGATTTCGATAAAGCCAAACCCTCCCCAGCACCCCCTTCTACGACCACGGCCCCTGATGCTTCGGGGCTCCAGAAGAGATCGCCAGGAGACACTGCCAAA GATGCCCTCTTCGCTTCCCAAGAGAAGTTTTTCCAGGAACTATTTGACAGTGAACTGGCTTCTCAAGCCACTGCAGAGTTCGAGAAGGCAATGAAGGAGTTGGCTGAGGAAGAGCCCCACCTGGTGGAGCAGTTCCAAAAGCTCTCGGAGGCCGCGGGGAGAGTGG GCAGTGATATGACCTCTCAACAAGAATTCACTTCTTGCCTAAAGGAGACACTAAGTGGATTAGCCAAAAATGCCACTGACCTTCAG AACTCTGGCATGTCGGATGAAGAGCTGACCAAGGCCATGGAGGGGCTAGGCATGGACgaaggggatggggaagggaacATCCTCCCCATCATGCAGAGTATTATGCAGAACCTACTCTCCAAGGATGTGCTGTACCCATCACTGAAGGAGATCACAGAAAAG taTCCAGAATGGTTGCAGAGTCATCGGGAATCTCTACCTCCAGAGCAGTTTGAAAAATATCAGGAGCAGCACAGCGTCATGTGCAAAATATGTGAGCAGTTCGAGGCAGAGACCCCCACAGACAGTGAGACCACTCAAAAGGCTCGTTTTGAGATGGTGCTGGATCTTATGCAGCAG cTACAGGATTTGGGCCATCCTCCGAAAGAGCTGGCTGGAGAGATG cctcctggcctcaactTTGACCTGGATGCCCTCAATCTTTCGGGCCCACCAGGTGCCAGTGGCGAACAGTGTCTGATCATGTGA